The DNA region ACACGCTGCGCTGCACGGCCCCGATCCCGTTCTTCGAAACGAGCACGGGCGGCTACCTCGTGCGGTGAATCGGCTTGACCCTCTCGCCACGGGAGGGTCGAGTCTTGGCCGCATGAAGAATCGGACCGTGTACCGGGCGGAGGACGGCGAGCACGTCGGCTACGTCGTCCCCGCGCCGGAAACCCGTTGGCAGGCACTGACCGTTTTCGGCTACCCGCTCGGCGGGCCCGCCGCCTTCGACGACTCCGTCGCGCTGCTGGAGGCCGAGGGGCTGGCCATCCTCGCCGAGCGCTGGTCGGTCCGGCACGGCGAGGACTGGTTCACCTGCAGGCTGGTCGAAACCTCGCCGGAAGCCGTCGTCGTGCGGATCGAGGACTTCGGGGCCGAGGACTTCGGCAAGCACATCAGGCTCGAACGTCCTGGACCTGAGGTGCTGAAGCGTGCTTGACCGCGTGTAGGTCGGGGGCGCCGTCGAGGAATCCGCCGATCGGATCGTCGTCCCCGGCGAGGCGGACCGGGTCTTTGCGTGGCTGGAAGATGTCGCGGATCACCAGCGCGCAAAGGCCCAGCACCGCCAGGTCGCGGACCACGACGGCGCCGAGGAACCAGTCCTGGGGAAGGCCTTTGTTGTCGACGCCGAGGTAGTACATCATCCGCGGCGCCCAGACCAGCGCGTCGAGGATCATCCAGCCGAGCAGCAGCCGCCAGCGCGGGATCGCGAGCACCGCCAGCGGAACGAGCCACAGCGAGTACTGGGGGCTCCACACCTTGTTGGTCAGCAGGAACGCGGCCACCACGAGGAAGGCGAGCTGGCCGAGCCGCGGACGGCGCGGCGCCTTCAGCGCGACGTAGCCGATGCCGGCGCAGGCGGCGAGGAACAGCACCGCGACGACGGCGTTGAGCACGACCGGTGTCTCGCCCGTGGCGAGCTTCCCGTCGAAACCGGCCCAGCCGGACAGATGGGAGATCACGTTGTAGAGCGAGTCCGGATCCATGGGGCGTGCCGTGTTGAGCCGGAAGAACTCCCACCAGCCGGTCGGTGCGACGAGCGCGAACGGGACGTTGACCACCACGAACGTCGTCACGGCCAGCCCGGCGGTGAGCGCCCACTTCTTGACCTTGCCCGCGCGCAGGCAGAGGAAGAACAACGGAATGAGCAGGAGCAGCGGATACAGCTTCGCCGCCGCGCCGAGGCCGAGCAGGAGCCCCGCGACGTCGGGCCATCGCCGGGACCAGGCGAGCAGCGCGAGGGCGGTGAACGCGGTCGCGATGGCGTCGAAGTTGGTGAAGACGTGCACCAGCACCAGCGGCGAGATCGCGACCAGCGCGGCGTCCCACGGACGGCGTTTCAGCGATCGGCCGGTGGCCCACACCGTGACGAGCCAGGCCAGCGCGAGCCACAGTGCCGAGATGTTGAAGTACACGG from Amycolatopsis sp. EV170708-02-1 includes:
- a CDS encoding glycosyltransferase family 87 protein, whose amino-acid sequence is MSDQTTQPEAPLSLTPGERVIPSWNEPLVAAATRPIGGPLGEHAAVGRHWFWSPQRVGLLLACLALVLSWFGKASCIQQYTDDSGAHQLDWRAGRPFVAMCYSDIVPLYSSERLNDPDTFPYVTSWTENEGTAKETTRYMEYPVATGLFQWINAKLTEAWLSVAEAGWLPSALPVAVYFNISALWLALAWLVTVWATGRSLKRRPWDAALVAISPLVLVHVFTNFDAIATAFTALALLAWSRRWPDVAGLLLGLGAAAKLYPLLLLIPLFFLCLRAGKVKKWALTAGLAVTTFVVVNVPFALVAPTGWWEFFRLNTARPMDPDSLYNVISHLSGWAGFDGKLATGETPVVLNAVVAVLFLAACAGIGYVALKAPRRPRLGQLAFLVVAAFLLTNKVWSPQYSLWLVPLAVLAIPRWRLLLGWMILDALVWAPRMMYYLGVDNKGLPQDWFLGAVVVRDLAVLGLCALVIRDIFQPRKDPVRLAGDDDPIGGFLDGAPDLHAVKHASAPQVQDVRA